The sequence gactgagcacagAGTTATTTTCatcacctcagagttggtttagGTTGTTTCATGccgcagtgtgtgttggtcagctggtctccTTTGTTACTGTTGGAATTGATTGCTCCGCTCCGCTAACTTAAGTCTCTGGGTGAGGAGGTAGAAAGTTCACAACTAACTTCACGTTTGTCTTGTAAAAAAATGCTTGCACCCACTGccttttttttgaagatgaactacaagataactctagcATGTGCGCGGTGTAGACTGTCCAGGTGCTACACTGCCCCTGTAGTTGAGTCCCCCCTCCCAGTAATGATACATACTTCTTTATTTTCCTCCCATCATactcacacattttttttaagagcaGTGTTTCAGCTTTTGAAATTGCATGCTGTTATGGTATGTTTTGGAAAGTATAATGTGCAGTAAGAATAcctaaaatatcaaatatgaaCCAACAGGACATAGAAGATCTGGACCACTATgaaatgaaagaggaggagcCCGTGGATGGGAAAAAATCCGAGGATGATGGCATCGAGAAGGAGAATCTGGCCATCCTGGAGAAGATACGTAAGAACCAGAGGCAGGACCACTTGAATGTAAGTCTTTATTCAGTGATGTATGTATTTTGAGGTGTCAAAGGGTCTTATGGTAAATACTATTTTTGATCGACACATATTCTGTATACAGAATGTATGTATGCTTACCTAAACATTTTGTCAGTTGTACTTTTTAGGGCTTAAGGTAGTGATTAATTTTTTGAATGACAAATGAGAACAGTTTGGAAAGAAGAAACCTGAAAAACAAGTCAGTTATAAGATATTTCATCCGTTTATCTGACAGTGGGAGAATGTGACCTGTTTATTAATGTGCTTCTATATACAGCACATCTTCAGGTTTCTTTCAGCATCTGCCCTTCAAGGCAGCATAAATTtatgaaatgatttgtttttgttctggcCCTCAGCTTGCTCATCATTTTGTTCTGTGGCTCAGCTATGTACCTGTCCTTGTAtctgaaatgtgtcaaaaatacaattatatCCTAACTATGGAGCCAATGACCCAAGCTTTTCATGCActtattttagtttttctttgtttgtttgttttctaatttTGTGGATTGGTGAAATAATCTCAAGGGGTGTAGAGGAGTAAATATAGACGTCTTGCAGGATAATGCTTTCTCTTTGATGTTTGCCTGTATAGAGTACAGAAGACAGGGTTACCCTCATGGTGAATTGCAAAGAGCTGCgttctttgtctttattgttacatctgtttttttgttttattattattattgttgcagGGAGCTGTGTCTGGTTCAGTGCAAGCCTCTGACCGCCTGATGAAGGAGCTTAGAGAGATCTACAGGTCTCAGAGCTACAAGACAGGTAATGCTCACCACCCAGAGGTCTGCACTTTGTAGCAGATCTTAGTGAAAAGAACATTTGCAAAAAACGACACCGAAACATACAAACAAGTATCATCTGTTGTATCCTCTTAATGTGATAGATGTGTATCGGTCAACATCAGGCATCGCAATACTAGAGGCATGATGTATATACGAATGGAGGAAAGCATTTGAGAGATAAAATTCAAAAAGTACCTTTACAGCTTGTCCAGATgaggtcagctccaccctctctgTTATTTGCAAACAACTCATGTATGCTTTAGTAATGGCTGTAGGCACGTCAGTGTATTTTCCACTGAggcttaacaaaaaaaaaaatgttctttgaaATATGAATACCAAATTTTTATGCAGTAGGCAGAAACCCATTTTGAAGTCTCATTATGTTGAAATTCCTCACTTTTGAACAATTTTGAACAAGGCCTCTAATAACGGATGCAGAACGAGCTGACAGTGGAGACTGGAGGTACCTGTCAAAATACATCTAAACCTTTGCCTCACTGCAATGCTGTTTAGTTTATAAGGTGAAAAGGGAGATAAATTATTACAGTTGTTTCCAAGTCTTGCACCAGGAGAcgtatttaatcattttcttttgcagGCATCTATTCAGTCGAGCTCGTTAACGACAGCCTGTATGAATGGCACGTCAAACTAAGGACGTAAGTAACTGTGGGATCTTTGATCCatgaaaaatcatgtttttttggggttttttttttttgttgttgttttttttctatgtcaGCATAAACACTGACTGATAACATAATTTAATGCCCAACAGGGTGGATCCAGATAGCCCCTTACACAGTGATTTACAAGTCTtaaaggaaaaggaaggaatGGATTACATTTTACTAAACTTCTCATATAAAGTGAGTAAAACAGACTTTGcattaatgaaaaagaaacagtatTTGGGAGTCTTTGAAGTCTTTAAGTGAAGCATTTTTGGCTGGTTGTCTCTACAGGATAATTTCCCCTTTGATCCGCCATTTGTCCGGGTAGTCTCGCCTGTGCTTTCTGGAGGGTGAGTTCATTTAGCATGCACACTTAACAGTTCCTTCAATCCCCATAGTCCGTTTTCAAATTGAGGCAGAGTTTATCAACAAACCGAGAGATTAAAAAGTGCCTacataaaaacaggaagagggCTTCCTTGTGCTGTTCGGATAACCCTTCCTCTGATAATTTGTTTCTCCTTGCTTTAGTTACGTTCTCGGAGGAGGTGCCCTGTGCATGGAACTTCTCACCAAACAGGTATGTCAAATGTATTTCTCCTAAggataaaaatgaaagtgaatttGTGCTGCgtaataaaaaatgttactCCGGATTGCATTTGAatctgttttttacattttgagacCTACTCTTATTGACACTGGGCTTCCTGATTGCAGGGTTGGAGCAGTGCCTATTCCATTGAGTCTGTCATCATGCAGATCAATGCCACTTTAGTCAAAGGAAAAGCCAGAGTGCAGTTTGGAGCCAATAAAGTAAGTGAGGAAGCACCCAGAGGTTCATTTCAAGCCAGGAAATGTCCTGTGATATGTTGATAGCACACTGTTTGCTTTTcatcctttttctctttctcctttcccAGTCAGATAATAAGTGCAAATGTGATGAATATTTGGAAAaagtacatgtttttttcttttcatttctcctTGTCATTTCATCGTAAGAGCTATTTTAATCAGCTGACTGGGTGCCTCTAACAAAAGTTACtgaaattgtttttctctttgggGACCAAGGGCAAATGGgtcactgtttatttttaagCTCTTCTTGCATAATGCTCGCATTATAATGAGCAAGTGAAGTTATTTTTTATCAGAGAGCTTTTcctatgattttattttttaaccctTCTATCTTTAGAATAACACCCTTAAtagtttgtttttcactcttaACAGGACTGGAGTGCCTGTGTGGTGCTAGAAGTGAAAGtgggagtgtttttttttaacgaaaatgtataaatgttgaGTGAGATTTTGCATCCACTTACTTAGAGTTGTATGAAAGCTCTGACAGTATTGGAAAACAGCCTTCATAAAGACCATTACCCCTCATACCACTTTAAGATAGACTCACAGAGCTGGGGTGAACGGGGTGTAACACTTGAAAAGGGGCCTCTTCAATAACCAGAGTTACTAAAGAGTCATTACAGCATTTCTGCAGTCTTACCGGAGATATTGTCAGTATTGTTTGTAATTGTAAAGATACATATGATTGTATAATGATAGTTGTTACATTAATTTGTCAAAAAGTTACCAAGAATGAAAAGCATATCACTTTCTGCATAAAGTCTTGTGTATAGTCTGTGGTTTAGCAGTGATGTGTGCAGAGCTACAGGTGCAGAGCCAGGTCTTCTGTGAATGGTGATATTAACCAGGCGTGTGTGTCAAAGCAGTCTGGTATGAATGGCCAAACAaggggagagtgtgtgtgttcattataCTGCACCATACACAGATTGGAGATTGTGcgataagcttttttttttttttgcttgtagAAAACAGCTGTCAGTGCTGTTTCCTGTTCTGTGCTGTCATCATAAACACAATGCACACTCTAAGGTTgacttcattttcatctttgaaTGCAGAACCAGTACAATCTTGCCAGAGCACAGCAGTCCTACAAATCCCTGGTTCAGATCCACGAAAAGAATGGTGAGTGTTTTTGTCTCCAGTTTCACACAGAGTGCATTACTGACCTTGTTTACTGAAATGTAATCCCTCCCATGCATCAAAGCGTAGGAAAATGACTGCTTGGACTGTATGTACCAAACATGGACAACATAATTTCTCACATGTACCATTGTTTACACTGAAGGTCAAAGATTTTACTGACACAACACAAGTGCGCCAGCTagtgtttttaagtgtttgttaCAGCAAATGGATCCAGAAATGTCTAAATGTTTTTAAGTGTGCTACTAAGAATGATCTCCCTCTCCATAGCAGATGGAAAGTAGCTAGGAGCTAAATCAGGTGCCAAGCATCTCCTGTCCTTGTTTGAGATTAGTAGTTTTGTTCGAGTCATGACAAATAgatttaataaaattaaataaaacataagattATTCCCATCTTTTGCCTTAAGCAAAGAATCGGGTGTTTTCTGCAGTGTGTCGTGTAACAAATACAGAAAGGAGTCTTAGCAGTGCATTTCTGATAGTAAGCTGCACAATGAGTGAGACAAGAAATTTAACAACAGGTATTATTTAGTGcaaatatgatttaaatatataattataagtTCATAATAAACTGCTTTAAAGAAGCTTAAAGGACATCAGAAATTAACTGCTATACAAGGTCGAATGTTATTAAAGTATTGCAAAGGTGCACCGATCACACTGTCCATTGTGGACAGTAAATGTCCTAAATAATGGTTTGGACAACAATTTGGTATAAGCATGTAATGTCATGATGAGCAACAGCTTGAACAAACCAAATAAAGCTAAATTAAGTGTGACCCAAAGTAAAGGTTTTGTTCTGAAATAGGTGAATAGTGGAGTGGTGTCATGTTTAGGTAAACTGCTGAATGTTATTATGTAATTCCACTTGTGTTGCATATATCTACATATGAAATAAAGGCTTTGCGATTTTGCAGTTTACAAACATAGtagaataaaagaataatatCCTCTGTCAAATCCAAATAATATCCATTTGGACATACAGTGAAATTAATAGTAAAATcaagaaagagaaacatttacattttaaagttaaatatctTTATTGGAACAGCACTGGTAAGTCAGTGTTGCTCAAAGATTTATTCAAATTTTTTGTTGTCCTTGACTTCTGAAAACACCACACTGCATTTAATAAAAGAAGTGCAGGTGCaaatatgtaaattatttttactcTGTTGGGCCACATTGAGCCATATTTAATTGTATCAGAATATAGAAAGTGAGAGCTTCATTTTGCAGCACAAATAGATGGGACAGAAAACAATgcacttttgtgtgtgtgtgtctttcacaGAATAGCTCATAAGACAATTGTTTCATGTCAACTgatcataatttaaaatattggCCCATTCTGTTAGGCAAGCAGAAAGGTCCATATTCACAATGGCTTTCATTATTTCACTTCTCTATAAATAATCTTCAGTGACAGGATGTTCATTTACTGCAACCAACAAAGGAGTActgtgcatgtgaatgtgtaaatatgttatTACCTGCGGTACTGTTGGTGGTGGAGATCTGGCGACAGTAGATTGGTGCTTTTTTTCCTAATGTATAGTCATTCTCTGTTATTGTGCTTTTTCCCCCCAGGCTGGTACACACCCCCAAAGGAGGACGGCTAAAACAGACTCTTGCCTTTCCTGCACTGGGACCACATgtcttagattttttttcccttttccttgcgaccaatttctttttttttttttttaaatcattcaaaCTATTTTGTTCTCTACATGAGAGTTTGAACTCCAAACCAAATTCTTCATTCAGTGACCACCCACAAActagcacataaacacacacacatgcacccccACCCAAAAATTACATCCAAGCCCATCAGCTGCTCGCAAGGTTTTCCTCTCTTCAGATATTTATCTCTCTGTACATCTGTTGTCTGAAACAATCTCATTTTACCATTGCGACATTCATCCCATACTCCAGGAGAACAGTGGACTTTAAATATCACGCAAACTCTCCGTTTGGTTTTGGCAGCGAGCATGCCAAGGTTACTTACAGGCTGTGAGTTGAAAGGTGCGGCATGGTTTTATCCTCTGGCAGTGGCAGTTTGGCGCTCCAGTCACTGCACACTGCCTCTGCAGCCACAGACTGGATCCGAGAATGGCATGCGACATTCCCGGGTATGATGCAGTGGTGGCTGGAACGGACATAAATGCTGGTGGTGGGGAAAAACCACCACCTCTCTCTCCATGGACGGCCTCTGTAATATTGTGCTCATGTATTATCTTTGTTATGCCAAGATCCCTCCTCTGGAATAACATGCTTCTGAGGCTAGCTCGCTTTCAAACCTCATATCTTTTAAAGCTTGAAGCCCTGAGGTGGGGAGGAAGATAAAGAGACCTTTGCAGCCTGGGCTGGACAGCCCATAATAATGAACAGCATCCTTCTGAGCTCCAAAGTTGGAGACCACTGTCATCATCACAACCAGCTACTGGACCCCTC comes from Thunnus maccoyii chromosome 1, fThuMac1.1, whole genome shotgun sequence and encodes:
- the ube2q1 gene encoding ubiquitin-conjugating enzyme E2 Q1 isoform X1; the encoded protein is MSVSGLKAELKFLESIFDPNHERFRIIDWKPDELSCQFNVTGEKLLIIHCNITESYPSTPPIWFVDSDDPSLTQVLERLEDVRKGSTLLLQQLKKLICDLCRLYNLPQHPDVEMLDQPLPAGPVGQDRKHGTEEVTSEEEEEEEMGEDIEDLDHYEMKEEEPVDGKKSEDDGIEKENLAILEKIRKNQRQDHLNLQGAVSGSVQASDRLMKELREIYRSQSYKTGIYSVELVNDSLYEWHVKLRTVDPDSPLHSDLQVLKEKEGMDYILLNFSYKDNFPFDPPFVRVVSPVLSGGYVLGGGALCMELLTKQGWSSAYSIESVIMQINATLVKGKARVQFGANKNQYNLARAQQSYKSLVQIHEKNGWYTPPKEDG
- the ube2q1 gene encoding ubiquitin-conjugating enzyme E2 Q1 isoform X2 gives rise to the protein MSVSGLKAELKFLESIFDPNHERFRIIDWKPDELSCQFNVTGEKLLIIHCNITESYPSTPPIWFVDSDDPSLTQVLERLEDVRKGSTLLLQQLKKLICDLCRLYNLPQHPDVEMLDQPLPAGPVGQDRKHGTEEVTSEEEEEEEMGEDIEDLDHYEMKEEEPVDGKKSEDDGIEKENLAILEKIRKNQRQDHLNGAVSGSVQASDRLMKELREIYRSQSYKTGIYSVELVNDSLYEWHVKLRTVDPDSPLHSDLQVLKEKEGMDYILLNFSYKDNFPFDPPFVRVVSPVLSGGYVLGGGALCMELLTKQGWSSAYSIESVIMQINATLVKGKARVQFGANKNQYNLARAQQSYKSLVQIHEKNGWYTPPKEDG